One Rickettsia canadensis str. McKiel genomic window, AAAGAGTAGGGTTTCGGTGCCAGCGAATTACCGTGCGGTACTAGGGCAAGAATTATTTAACGGTGTAATTGCTTATCCATCGATTAGGAATAAATGTATAGAGGCGTGTGGTATTTCACATATCGAAAAATTAAGGCAGATGATTGAAACACTTGATCCTTATTCTGAGGAACGTGATGCATTTGAGACCATAATATTTGGGGAAGCCTTGCAACTTTCGTTTGATAGTGAGGGAAGAGTGATGTTGCCGCAGTCTTTAATGCAGCATGCGGGGATC contains:
- the mraZ gene encoding division/cell wall cluster transcriptional repressor MraZ, which codes for MNVFLSKYVNGVDKKSRVSVPANYRAVLGQELFNGVIAYPSIRNKCIEACGISHIEKLRQMIETLDPYSEERDAFETIIFGEALQLSFDSEGRVMLPQSLMQHAGIEEQACFVGKGVIFEIWQPQNFEKYLNSAQKIAYEKRLTLRNAN